The following proteins are co-located in the Lacticaseibacillus paracasei subsp. paracasei genome:
- a CDS encoding sigma-70 family RNA polymerase sigma factor codes for MKATELTLINEAITNSTAFSQLFKQYRPLVLTVLRPYHLRDFSHEDWLQEARIAMLKAITRYDGSSGSQFGPYYRMVLQSHLRSVLRKHFAHKRRIDATAIPVEDSALESLQERLALRSYEDGLLMRIEFAQFLARLSPLEYEAFEAAVISQTDSSEDPLLQRHRRALERSRIKILKFSREE; via the coding sequence ATGAAAGCCACAGAGTTAACATTAATCAATGAAGCAATCACAAACTCAACTGCATTCAGCCAATTGTTTAAGCAATATCGACCGCTAGTCCTAACGGTGTTAAGACCGTACCATCTCAGGGATTTTTCACATGAAGACTGGTTACAAGAGGCCAGGATTGCGATGCTCAAAGCAATTACTCGATATGATGGCTCTAGCGGATCCCAATTTGGTCCCTACTATCGAATGGTATTGCAGTCACACCTGCGTTCAGTCTTGCGGAAACACTTTGCGCATAAACGCCGCATCGACGCGACCGCAATCCCAGTTGAAGACAGCGCACTTGAATCTCTTCAAGAACGTCTGGCTCTCAGATCGTATGAAGATGGTCTACTCATGCGAATCGAGTTTGCACAGTTTCTGGCACGGTTGTCACCTTTGGAATATGAGGCCTTCGAGGCAGCTGTCATCAGTCAGACAGACAGTTCTGAAGATCCTTTGCTGCAGCGTCATCGTCGCGCATTGGAACGGTCTCGGATCAAGATATTGAAGTTCTCTCGCGAAGAATAG
- a CDS encoding APC family permease, which produces MLALGSLIGSGWLFGSWEAAAVAGPAAILSWVIGGLIIGIIAYNYIELGTMFPESGGMSKYAQYSHGSLVGFIASWANWISLVTLLPIEAVAAVQYMASWPWQWASFTHGFLADGRITSQGLLVVFAFIIIFTLLNYWSVSLLTRFTSFISIFKIGVPLLTITLLALSSFHPGNYGHSLATFMPYGSAPIFAATSVSGIIFSFNAFQTVINMGSDVKKPQKNIGRGIAISLLISAVIYILLQSVFITTISPKLLAAHGWQGLNLNSPFADLAILLGIHWLSVLLYMDAFVSPFGTGVSFVASSGRALQAMVSNNHIPKFLGKLDEKYGTPRVAMVVNALLSMVMVSIFPSWGTLTSVISTATLIAYLTGPITVISLRDMAPDFKRPVKSSLLRVMAPLSFVLTSLAAYWAKWPTTVEVIGVIFLGIPFYLFYEWRSGWASTLKQLKAAAWMLVYLLFLSLISLIGSSEFNGLNWIHYPLDFVVIIVGALGFYAWGINSHIFSKYFRRAARVNDKVKMPRQ; this is translated from the coding sequence ATGCTAGCTTTGGGTTCCTTGATTGGTTCAGGCTGGCTCTTTGGTTCTTGGGAAGCAGCAGCAGTAGCTGGTCCGGCGGCGATTCTGTCTTGGGTGATTGGCGGCTTGATTATTGGCATCATTGCTTATAATTACATTGAGCTTGGGACCATGTTTCCTGAATCAGGCGGAATGAGCAAATATGCTCAGTACTCGCACGGTTCTTTAGTTGGCTTTATCGCCTCTTGGGCCAACTGGATCTCGCTAGTGACGTTGCTGCCGATTGAAGCAGTGGCTGCCGTGCAATATATGGCATCATGGCCGTGGCAGTGGGCTAGCTTTACGCACGGTTTTTTGGCTGATGGGCGTATCACATCGCAGGGGTTGCTGGTGGTGTTTGCTTTCATCATTATTTTTACGTTACTTAACTATTGGTCAGTCTCATTACTGACACGATTCACGAGCTTCATCTCGATCTTCAAAATTGGGGTGCCTTTGCTGACGATCACGCTGTTGGCACTTTCAAGCTTCCATCCCGGCAATTATGGGCATTCTTTAGCGACCTTCATGCCTTATGGGAGCGCACCTATCTTTGCGGCCACTTCAGTTTCTGGGATTATTTTTTCCTTTAACGCGTTTCAAACCGTCATCAACATGGGAAGCGATGTTAAGAAACCGCAAAAAAATATTGGGCGCGGAATTGCAATTTCGTTACTGATTAGTGCGGTCATTTACATTTTATTGCAAAGCGTTTTTATCACGACAATTTCGCCGAAGCTATTAGCAGCACATGGTTGGCAAGGGTTGAATCTCAACTCCCCATTTGCTGACTTGGCGATTCTGCTGGGCATTCACTGGTTATCAGTTTTGTTATATATGGATGCCTTTGTTTCCCCGTTTGGGACTGGCGTTTCATTTGTTGCTTCATCTGGGCGGGCGTTGCAGGCGATGGTCAGCAACAACCATATTCCCAAATTTCTTGGGAAACTTGATGAAAAGTATGGTACACCACGAGTGGCGATGGTGGTGAATGCGTTGCTTAGCATGGTTATGGTTTCGATTTTTCCATCTTGGGGTACGTTAACTAGCGTCATCTCCACGGCAACGTTGATTGCTTACCTGACAGGTCCTATTACGGTCATCTCCTTGCGTGACATGGCCCCAGATTTTAAGCGGCCAGTGAAGTCGAGCCTCTTGCGGGTGATGGCACCATTGTCATTTGTGCTAACCTCATTAGCGGCTTACTGGGCAAAATGGCCGACAACGGTTGAAGTGATCGGCGTTATTTTCTTGGGTATTCCTTTCTATTTGTTCTATGAATGGCGATCAGGCTGGGCAAGCACGCTTAAGCAATTGAAGGCGGCAGCTTGGATGCTGGTATATTTGCTATTCCTGTCACTCATCTCACTTATTGGCAGCAGTGAGTTTAATGGTTTGAATTGGATTCACTATCCTTTAGATTTTGTTGTCATTATCGTTGGTGCTTTGGGCTTTTATGCTTGGGGAATTAATAGTCACATTTTCTCTAAATATTTCCGACGCGCTGCAAGGGTGAATGACAAAGTTAAAATGCCGCGGCAGTAG
- a CDS encoding glycosyltransferase family 4 protein gives MNIGIFTDSYFPQVSGVATSIKTLKDDLERKGHQVYIFTTTDPHVPDDAVEPNLFRFTSVPFVSFTDRRIAVRGLFHAYAVAKELNLDIVHTQTEFSMGYIGKFVAKQLKIPTIHTYHTMYEDYLHYVLNGHLLKPYHVKQFTRAFLYHVSGVVAPSERVYDTLRRYGVKTEIKIIPTGVDLTQFAQQKDPHLRDKLGLAHVPVLVSLSRVAYEKRIDKVISAMPKILEQVPQAVLLIVGDGPAREDLEAQVAELGLKEHVRFTGEIDHDDVGDYYRVGDVFVSASDSESQGLTYIEAMAADRKVVALTGDYTDQLLDDPALGTTFSTETEMVHQVVNYLKHPNAYDDAKPRQEKLAAISADRFGDRVLDFYQDILSHYSPNEADEAAPWTDEDSSKRTMKG, from the coding sequence GTGAATATCGGGATTTTTACAGATAGCTACTTTCCACAAGTCAGTGGCGTCGCGACGTCCATCAAGACCTTGAAGGACGATCTGGAGCGTAAGGGCCATCAGGTTTATATTTTTACAACGACTGATCCGCATGTGCCGGACGACGCCGTTGAACCTAATTTATTCCGATTTACCAGTGTACCGTTTGTCTCATTCACGGATCGGCGAATTGCGGTTCGTGGGCTTTTTCATGCTTACGCAGTGGCGAAGGAATTGAACTTGGACATTGTTCATACACAAACTGAATTTTCGATGGGGTATATCGGCAAATTTGTCGCCAAGCAGTTGAAAATTCCGACAATCCATACTTATCACACTATGTATGAGGATTATCTGCATTATGTCCTGAATGGTCATTTGCTGAAGCCTTATCATGTGAAGCAGTTTACGCGGGCGTTTCTTTATCATGTCAGTGGCGTTGTTGCGCCTTCTGAACGCGTTTATGATACGCTGCGGCGATATGGCGTCAAAACTGAGATCAAAATCATTCCAACTGGGGTTGATTTGACTCAGTTTGCCCAGCAAAAAGATCCGCATTTACGTGACAAGCTCGGGTTGGCGCATGTCCCGGTTTTGGTCTCACTCAGTCGGGTCGCGTATGAAAAGCGAATTGATAAGGTGATCAGTGCCATGCCTAAAATTCTGGAACAGGTGCCCCAAGCGGTGCTGTTAATTGTTGGCGATGGGCCTGCGCGTGAAGACTTAGAGGCGCAAGTCGCTGAGCTGGGTCTCAAGGAGCATGTCCGATTCACCGGTGAAATTGACCATGATGATGTTGGTGACTATTACCGGGTTGGCGATGTGTTTGTATCGGCAAGTGACTCCGAGTCACAGGGGTTAACTTATATCGAAGCGATGGCGGCGGATCGCAAAGTGGTTGCCTTGACAGGGGATTATACGGATCAACTTTTGGATGATCCGGCGTTAGGGACAACATTTTCAACTGAGACTGAAATGGTGCATCAGGTCGTGAATTACTTGAAACATCCAAATGCTTACGATGATGCTAAGCCGCGTCAAGAAAAGTTAGCGGCAATTTCTGCAGATCGATTTGGCGATCGGGTTTTGGATTTCTATCAAGACATTTTGTCACACTATTCGCCTAATGAGGCCGATGAAGCTGCACCATGGACCGATGAAGATTCCAGTAAACGGACCATGAAAGGTTAA
- a CDS encoding glycosyltransferase family 4 protein: MIVINMFSSANKVAGQGVGAVYTELMGLLKHDFSNEFEVNVNRYTRSDISHYHTIDPKFYLSTFSKKRGRKIGFVHFVPSTLDASLKLPRVARWTLDKYTLAFYKRMDQLVVVNPNFIPKLEAYGISRDKVTYIPNFVSQRTFHPVSTEKRQALRHANGFKPDDFVIFGAGQVQDRKGVSDFIKLAKHNPEFRFVWAGGFSFGRITEGYDHLKKAVAEAPANLDFTGIMPRETMIDYYNMADVFLLPSYEELFPMSVLEAFATGTPVMVRDLELYHQIITPYAITAVDVDDMQSRLRALADDHDLLATYATKSRQAAEVYDESRLEKVWHDFYLHQAARGKH; the protein is encoded by the coding sequence ATGATTGTTATTAATATGTTTTCCTCTGCCAATAAGGTTGCAGGACAAGGAGTTGGCGCAGTCTACACAGAACTGATGGGCTTGCTGAAACACGATTTTTCAAATGAATTTGAAGTTAACGTCAATCGTTATACGCGTAGTGACATCAGCCATTATCATACGATTGATCCTAAATTTTATTTATCTACTTTCTCCAAAAAACGGGGTCGCAAGATTGGCTTTGTCCACTTTGTGCCGAGTACACTGGATGCGAGTCTGAAGTTGCCGCGAGTGGCGCGGTGGACGCTTGATAAGTATACGTTGGCTTTTTATAAGCGAATGGATCAGTTAGTGGTGGTGAACCCGAATTTTATTCCTAAGTTAGAAGCTTATGGGATCAGTCGCGACAAAGTGACTTATATTCCTAATTTCGTATCGCAACGAACGTTTCATCCAGTATCCACTGAAAAGCGGCAGGCTTTGCGACATGCCAATGGCTTTAAACCTGATGATTTTGTCATTTTTGGCGCGGGTCAGGTGCAGGATCGTAAGGGTGTCAGCGACTTTATCAAATTAGCAAAACATAATCCTGAATTTCGTTTTGTTTGGGCAGGTGGTTTCTCTTTTGGCCGCATTACTGAAGGCTACGACCATTTGAAGAAGGCCGTAGCAGAAGCCCCGGCAAACTTGGATTTTACCGGGATTATGCCACGGGAGACAATGATTGACTATTACAATATGGCCGATGTTTTCTTATTGCCTTCTTATGAAGAGCTGTTCCCAATGTCCGTCCTTGAGGCTTTTGCAACGGGAACGCCAGTGATGGTGCGGGATCTTGAGCTGTATCACCAAATCATCACACCTTATGCCATCACGGCTGTTGATGTTGACGATATGCAGTCTCGATTGCGGGCACTTGCGGATGATCATGATCTTTTGGCAACTTATGCAACTAAGAGTCGACAAGCTGCTGAAGTTTACGATGAAAGCCGACTTGAAAAAGTCTGGCACGATTTCTATCTTCATCAAGCTGCACGGGGGAAGCACTAG
- a CDS encoding lysylphosphatidylglycerol synthase transmembrane domain-containing protein → MTRKNKLAVLIMILIGAGIFIYEARDLNGAQLIHELLTLDLKWLLVAFLLMFGSWIIETFVVQIFIRSEADDLDFKTALRVPLVEQLFNAITPMASGGQPAQLFALMQSGVEAGRASSVLLMKFVVYQFMVLINFVLTLFIGFDQVSKHFGALALFIVFGFVIHVVVIVGLLMVMYYYKFTKKLVNLVMIPIGWFVKPEKKLAMQSNLDHKIDTFYAESLHLKREKKRVIKACLLTLVQLLLYYAVPYFVLLSLGVSHVSIVEVIVLHVMIVMIVSLFPIPGGAGGAEYSFKTLFATYVASPSKLILGMLLWRFLTYYLGMICGIIAMAFPPKSKRT, encoded by the coding sequence ATGACACGGAAGAACAAACTGGCTGTCTTAATCATGATTTTGATTGGCGCCGGTATTTTTATTTATGAAGCTCGTGATCTGAACGGCGCACAATTAATCCACGAACTATTGACGCTTGATCTCAAGTGGCTGCTGGTGGCTTTTTTGCTCATGTTTGGGTCGTGGATCATTGAAACCTTTGTGGTTCAGATCTTTATTCGAAGTGAAGCTGATGATTTAGACTTTAAAACCGCTTTGCGTGTGCCGTTGGTTGAACAATTGTTTAATGCAATTACGCCGATGGCTTCTGGTGGTCAGCCAGCCCAATTATTTGCTTTGATGCAAAGTGGCGTTGAAGCTGGCCGGGCAAGTTCCGTGTTGTTGATGAAGTTTGTCGTGTATCAATTCATGGTCCTGATTAACTTTGTCCTGACACTATTCATCGGGTTTGATCAGGTGTCCAAACATTTTGGGGCGCTTGCTTTGTTCATCGTTTTTGGTTTTGTGATTCATGTGGTTGTCATCGTAGGCTTGCTCATGGTGATGTATTACTATAAGTTCACAAAAAAATTAGTGAATTTGGTGATGATACCGATTGGCTGGTTTGTCAAACCTGAGAAAAAACTTGCCATGCAAAGCAACCTTGATCATAAAATTGACACTTTTTACGCAGAGAGTTTGCACTTGAAACGCGAAAAGAAGCGGGTCATCAAGGCTTGCTTGTTGACACTTGTGCAATTGCTGCTTTACTATGCGGTGCCGTACTTTGTGCTCCTGTCGCTTGGCGTAAGTCATGTTAGTATCGTTGAGGTCATCGTGTTGCACGTGATGATTGTGATGATTGTCAGCCTGTTTCCGATTCCAGGCGGTGCTGGCGGGGCCGAGTATAGCTTTAAAACCTTGTTTGCGACTTATGTTGCGTCGCCTTCAAAATTGATTCTAGGGATGCTGTTATGGCGGTTCTTGACCTATTACCTGGGGATGATCTGCGGCATCATTGCCATGGCATTCCCGCCAAAAAGCAAACGTACGTGA
- a CDS encoding pyridoxal phosphate-dependent aminotransferase — MKLQPLNKQLADIDVSEIRQFDESVSKIPGILKLTLGEPDFNTPEHVKQAGIEAIQENYSHYTGMVGDPELREAAQHFFKTKYDTDYAAEDEILVTVGATEALATAITTISDPGDAMLVPSPIYPGYIPLLTLNHVTPIYMDTSKTNFVLTPALIEATIAAHPDAKIKGIILNYPSNPTGVTYRASEVKAIAATAAEHDLYIICDEIYSELTYGDSHVSMGSYAYDRTFVVNGLSKSHAMTGWRIGFLMGPRVLIAEAKKVHQYLVTAATTIAQRAGIEALTNGQDDAQVMKAAYAKRRDFVYQALLDMGFDVARPDGAFYLFAKIPIELGLDSRQFTQSLATEQKLALISGTAFGPGGEGYIRISYAASMADLKEAVKRLQAFIAAHKAA, encoded by the coding sequence ATGAAGTTGCAACCATTAAATAAACAATTAGCCGACATCGACGTTAGTGAAATCCGGCAATTTGACGAAAGCGTCAGCAAGATTCCCGGTATTTTGAAGTTAACGTTAGGTGAACCCGATTTCAATACGCCTGAGCACGTTAAACAGGCTGGCATTGAAGCTATTCAGGAAAATTATTCTCATTATACCGGAATGGTGGGTGATCCAGAACTGCGGGAAGCTGCGCAACACTTTTTCAAAACAAAATATGATACTGATTACGCTGCTGAAGATGAAATCCTTGTCACCGTGGGCGCTACCGAGGCTTTGGCAACTGCCATTACAACCATCAGCGATCCAGGTGATGCCATGCTGGTGCCGTCACCGATTTATCCGGGGTACATCCCTTTGCTTACGTTGAATCATGTGACACCGATCTATATGGACACTAGCAAAACCAACTTTGTCTTGACCCCAGCGCTGATCGAAGCAACGATTGCTGCTCATCCTGATGCCAAAATAAAAGGCATCATTTTAAACTATCCAAGCAATCCGACTGGCGTCACTTATCGTGCGTCTGAGGTTAAAGCGATTGCCGCAACTGCTGCTGAACATGATCTTTATATTATTTGCGATGAGATCTATTCCGAACTAACTTATGGTGACTCACATGTTTCCATGGGCAGTTATGCTTACGACCGAACTTTTGTCGTGAATGGTCTGTCAAAATCACATGCCATGACCGGCTGGCGAATCGGTTTTTTGATGGGTCCGCGAGTTTTGATCGCAGAGGCGAAAAAAGTGCACCAGTATCTCGTCACCGCGGCAACCACCATTGCACAACGCGCTGGCATTGAAGCTTTGACGAACGGACAAGATGATGCACAGGTTATGAAAGCCGCCTATGCCAAGCGCCGCGATTTTGTCTATCAGGCGCTTCTGGACATGGGCTTCGATGTTGCTCGGCCGGATGGCGCCTTCTATCTTTTTGCCAAAATCCCGATCGAACTGGGGCTTGATTCGCGACAATTCACGCAATCGCTTGCCACAGAGCAGAAACTTGCGCTGATCTCAGGTACCGCGTTTGGCCCTGGTGGCGAAGGTTATATTCGCATCAGCTATGCGGCTTCCATGGCTGACCTCAAGGAGGCAGTCAAACGTTTACAAGCATTCATAGCTGCGCATAAAGCCGCCTAG
- a CDS encoding YkuJ family protein, protein MKQSQLVAIIKRLEAMQAGDGETQSRRFEKNGDEKGLVTYDPKTETYELEELGTHQTFQFDNIDLAAMEIYDLMDFDEDDGTSDSTSDQAPA, encoded by the coding sequence ATGAAACAATCACAGCTCGTGGCCATCATCAAGCGCCTAGAAGCCATGCAGGCAGGCGATGGCGAGACCCAGTCGCGCCGCTTCGAAAAAAATGGTGATGAAAAGGGCCTCGTGACATACGATCCCAAGACCGAAACTTATGAACTTGAAGAATTAGGCACTCACCAAACCTTTCAGTTTGATAATATCGATCTTGCAGCCATGGAAATCTATGATTTGATGGATTTTGATGAAGACGATGGCACAAGTGACAGCACCAGCGATCAAGCACCAGCTTGA